CTTCTTCTGACTCCGCTTATCAGGAGTCCTTCTCCCTGACGTTTCAGGTCTGCTTTCCCAAAATGGTCATTACTTCTCCCTCTTCTCATCTTGTCTCAGAACACTCCATGCGTTTCAAGCCGATGGGGCCAGATGTTTACGGGGCGGCTTCTCCTAAAGACCTTCTTTTGGCCATTGAAGAAGATGGTGATGCACTTCACGACTTAGTCGACCAGCATGTAATATCTATCCAGCCATTCAGGGCTCATACACTGCTTCAATTGTTTCGTCTTGCCGCGAAATATGAGAGTAATCCAGAGCGATATACCTCGCACAACACACCTCTAAAAGGTAAGATCCTCATAAATGCTTTTTACGAGCCTAGTACGCGTACCAGGCTATCGTTTGATAGTGCTTGGCACCGCCTGGGTGGCGACTCTATAAATATAACGGACCGAAGTACAACTGGCTTGGCCAAGGGCGAGTCCTATGAAGATGTTGCGCATATGTTCAATAACTACGGTGATTGCATTGTGCTTCGGGATGGTGACTCGAACGCGGTCTATTCGATGGCGGACACTCTTCGTGTGCCCATTATTAACGCAGGTAATGGGATTGATGAGCATCCCACTCAGGCAATGGCCGACCTTTACACGATTCTAAAGTGGAGACCCTCTTTAGTTGCCTCTAAGGTCTCTCCAGGAGAGCGGGTGAGAATCGGAGTTGTTGGAATCCCAAGTCGTATGCGTACCGTTCGCTCGCTTCTGCGGATCCTTGCCAAATTCCCTCAAATTGTTGAGGAGCTTGTCCTCATACATGACCCTGCCAAGAACGCTGCCGAGGAATTGTTCGACCCCGGGCAATTGGAGGAGTTGCAGCAGGCTGGACTCAATGTGCGTTGCACCGGAGATCTGCAGGGTGAAATCCCTGGGCTTGATGTTATCTATATCAATGCAATCGCTTGGGTGGGTGATAGCTATGAGGTCCATGGTAATTCCTTTCGGCTGACCAGAGATCTCCCGTACAAGCCAAATGCAATCGTTCTGCACCCTCTTGCTCGAGGCCCGGAGCTGAGTACCTGCCTTGATGACACCCCCCACAACTGGTATTTCAGTCAGGCCCGGGGTGCGGTCTTCCTGCGGATGGCGCTGCTCACCTGCATGGTGGATCGCACCAACCGAGTGATGGATGTGATCTGAGGAGGAACGCACATGTGTGGAATTGGCGGTGTGTTCACCACCATGGCGGATCAAGCCGTTGATCCCCAGCTTCTGGTCAACATGGCCGCGATTCAGGAGCATCGCGGTCCCGATGGTTTTGGCTATCGCACCGTCGATGGCTGTGGAGTGGGCTTCTGCCATGCCCGCCTCTCGATCATTGACCTGAATGAGACCAGGGCACGCCAACCGTTCTTGAGCGGAGAGCCGGACTCGGGTGCGAGGGTCCTGATGGCCCACAACGGTGAGTTCTATGACTTCCAGAGGATTCGCGCCGACCTGACGGCCCGCGGTGTTCGCTTCAGCAGCAAGAGCGATTCCGAGATCCTCTTGCGCCTCTACCACCAGCAGGGATTGCAGGCGACCCTGCCGCAATTGCGCGGTGAATTCGCCTTCGCGCTCTATGACGAGGCCATCGATACGTTGCATCTCGTCCGGGATCGCTTCGGGATCAAACCCCAGTACTGGACGATCACGCCCCAGGGTTTGGTCTTCGGCTCAGAGCTGAAGGTGTTGTTTGCCCATCCGGCGGTGGAGCGCCGCTTCACCTCGGAAGGGCTCTTCCATCAGTTGATGCAAACCATGGTCCCCGGGACCACGGCCTTTGATGGGATCCATCAGGTGCCGCCCGGCCACGGCATCAGCGTGCGCCGCCGCAACGGGAGCCTCCAGGTTGAGACCTGGAAGTACTGGGACATGAACTTCCCCCGCCAGGGCGAGCGGGACGGCAGCAAGGGCGAGGCCGACCACATCGAGGCGATTCGTGCGGCTCTGCTCGAAGCGGTGGAGCTGCGGATGGTCGCCGATGTGCCCGTGGGTTGTTACCTCTCGGGAGGCATCGACAGTTGCTCCATCCTTGGGCTGGCCGCCGCCGTCAGCCAGAGCCCGGTCAAGGCATTCACCATTGGTTTCGACGACGCCCGCTACGACGAGTCGCCGATCGCCAAGGAGATGGCGGACGCCACGGCGGCCGAGCAGGACGTGATGCGTCTCTCGGGCAAGGAGCTCTACGGCTGGATGGAGCGCACCCTCTGGCACACCGAGCGCACGATTTACAACACCCTGGCGGTGGCGAAATTCCTGATGAGCCGCCACGTCAACCAGGTCAACTACAAGGTGGTGATGACTGGGGAGGGCTCCGATGAGCTCTTCGGTGGCTATCCGGCCTTCCGCCGCGACATGTTCCTGCACGGTCTCCAGGACCTGCCTGAGCAGGAGCGCCAAGCCTGGGAAGACCTGTTGCAGCAGTCCAATGCCCTGGTGCAGGGGGCGATGTTGGCGGCGGATCAAGTGGATGATCCGGACCTCGATGCGGTCGTGGGTTTCACCCCCAGTTGTCTCCAGCCCTGGTTGGCCTGTGCGCCGCTCGTCCCGGCCCTGCTCGCGGATGCCCATCGCGAGGCCCTCTCGGACTATTCCCCGGGCAAGGCCATTGCCATGACCCTGGATGCGGAACAACTCGAAGGACGCCACGCCCTCGATAAGGCTCAGTACGTCTGGATCAAGACGATGCTGGAGGGCCAAATCCTGACCTGGGGCGGTGACCGGGTGGACATGGCGAACTCCATGGAGGCGCGTCCGGCCTTCTTGGATCACCATCTGGCCGCGGCGGCGGTCCAGGTGCCGCCGGAGTTGCGGATTAAGGGCAAGACAGAGAAGTACGTCCTGCGGGAGGCCATGGCCGGCCTGCTGCCTGAGGTGCTCTACAAGCGCGAGAAATTTGCCTTCATGGCTCCGCCGGCCCACACCGAGCCCGAAAAGTGGGAGCAGATGAAGCAGCTGGCGAACGACTACCTCAGCGATGAGGCGATCGAGGCCGCGGGACTGCTCAGCGTCGCTGGTGTTCGGGCCCTCTTCGCCCGCCATGACGACCCGGCGACCACCGATGCCGATCGGGTGCAGATGGACGCCATGATCAACCATCTCCTCGGCGTGCAGATGCTGCACCGGATGTTCATTGCCGCGGACGTCCCGGCCCAGGCCAGGGCCAAGGCCGATGCCCTGGGTTGGCATCCCGCTCGGGAGGTTGCTGCCGTTTGCTGAGGTTCAGCCCGTAACGGTCACAACCGTTACGGGCGCTCTCGGAGCTCTCCTCGATGGTGGGGGTGCTCTGTTGAACGCGAAGGTCTGCGGTTGGTTCTCTCTGCCCCGGGCGTTGGTACCCACACCACCACTCCACAGCGTCGGCCGACTCCCAATTCAGTGCGCCTGCTGGCGTCCTTGGAGGCCATGGCCGAGGTGGGACTGCAGCCCGATGGTTCGATCTGTCGCCGGGGCTTCACGGCTGAAGACCGTCAGGGCCGCGAACGGCTGAGTGAATGGATGATCGATGCCGGCCTAAGCCTGTGCATCGATGCCGCTGGCAATTTGATTGGCCGGCTGGAGGGCTCGGACCCCAGCCTTCCAGCCCTCGTGACCGGCTCGCACCTCGACACGGTCCCAACCGGGGGGCGCTACGACGGCACCCTCGGTGTCTTGGCAGGCCTGGAAGTGGTTCGCGCCCTTCAGGACGCCGCGCTCCAGCTCCGCCACCCCTTCGAGCTAATCGTCTTCGCCGACGAGGAGTCCACCATGGTGGGCTGCAAGGGCATGGCCGGCACCGCGAGCGCTGACCCCAGCGATTACACCACCAGCAACGGTGAGCCGATCCAGCGGAATCTGGCCCGTCTTGGGGGGGATTGGGACCGGCTGGCCAGTGCCGCCCGCCGCGATGACGCGATCGCCGCCTTCATCGAACTGCATGTCGAGCAGGGGGCCGTGCTCGAGGGGCGCGGAGACAGCATTGGTGTTGTTCAGGGCGTTGTCGGCCAACGCCGCTTCACGATCCGCGTGGGCGGTCAGGCGAACCACGCCGGCACCACGCCGATGGATCAGCGTCAGGATGCCCTGGTCGCGGCAGCGCAGGTGGTCTTGGCCGTCCAGGCCCTCGCCCTGGCGCATCCCGGTGATCCCGTGGCCACGGTCGGCAAGTTTGAGGTCTGGCCGAATGCCGCCAACGTCGTTCCTGGTGAGGTCCAGTGCAGCGTCGACCTGCGCGATCTCGACCCCGAGGTGTTGTCCGCGTTGACCGACGAGCTGCAGCGGCGCCTGGCCGCCATCGCCGAGTCGAGCGGCTGCCGCGTGACGATGGAGCCGCAGTTTTCGGTCGACCCCACCCCCGCCGCTCCGGCGCTGATGGACGCGATCGAGGTCGCGGCGACCGAGCTGGGCTTGTCCCACAGTGCCTTGCCGAGCCGGGCCAGCCACGACGCCCAGGAATTGGGTCGTCGCTGGCCGATGGGGATGGTCTTTGTCCCCAGCCACCGCGGCTTGAGCCATTCCTCCGCGGAGTACACCAGCCTCGAGCAGTGCGTGGCCGGTACGGCGGTGCTGCTCGAGGCGTTCCTGCGGCTGGACGCGCAGCTTCAGGGATGACCTTCTCGATCCTGGCGCGTGACCCCTCCAACGGTCGCTTTGGAGTGGCCGTGGCCACCTGTCATCTTGCGGTGGGATCGACCGTGCCCCACATCCGCTCCGGCGTCGGTGCCGTGGCGACCCAGGCCCATACGAACCCCTACCTCGGCATCTGTGGTCTGGAGAGGATGGAGCAGAACCGCGATGCCGAGTCGGTCCTGGCGAGCCTGCTGCGGGATGACCCCCAAATCGAGCACCGCCAATTGCACTTGATTGACGGCTGCGGCCGCACGGCGGGTTGGACCGGTGAGGCCTGCGGCCCCTACGCCGGCCACCGCTGTCATCCGGATCTGGCCGTGGCGGGCAACTTCCTCGCGGGTGAGGCGGTGCTGCTGGCGATGGAGGAGGCCTTCCTCTTGAGCGACCCCTCCTGGAAATTGGGGCGAAGGCTGCTCACGGCCCTGCAGGCCGGTGAGGAGGCCGGCGGCGATCGACGCTCCCCCCATGCCACGTCGGCGGCCCTCCAGGTCAGCGGTGAGGCGGCTTTTCCGCTGTTGGATCTGCGGGTGGACTTTGAGGACTGCGCAGTCGACGCCTTGAACGCGCTCTATGGGCGCAGTCAGCAACGTTGGGTTCAGCAATGGAGGGACTCCTTTGCTGAACTCCCCAATCCCGCGAGTCGCGCGATGAACCGGACCGTCACCCCATTGGTTGGGGACGATCCGTCGGTGGCTTAGCCGATCAGGTCGCGAATCACCCGGGCCCATCCTTCGCCATGGGCGGCGGGGGCTAAGAGGTAGCGCTTCTGCTCCAGGGCGCGGCGGAAGGCGGGGTGCGGGCCACTCGGCCCCGGAACAACAACGGCCACATCGGCCGCCTCCAGCAATGGGATGTCGTTGGGGGAGTCCCCCAGCCCGAGCACCCGCGGCAGCGGGCCGCCGAGCCGTTGCTTCAGCCGCGACAACGCGCCCCCTTTGCTCACGTCGGGCCCCAGCAGATGACCCATGCGGTTGCCTTGCACCACACCCAGACCCAGGGAGGCGGCCAGGGCGGGTAGCCGTTTCCTCCCTTCCGCGGATGGGGGCACAAACGGCACACTCCAGCAGCGCCGCTGGGCTTGGGCTAGGGCTTCACCCCCGAGGCCCAAGAGGCGTTGCCCCTCGCTTTCGCTGAGCTCCTCGAGGGGCATGAGCCGTTCACCCAGCAGCGCCTCCAAGGCATCCAGCTGGGGCCGCAAGTGGCGGTGGTGGATGCCGAGGGCCTCTTCCCACTCCTCTCCGCGGGCGTCTTCGCCATGGATGGCTCCACCGTTTTCGACGATGAAGGGATCGCGAAGGCCAGCGGCATCTCGAAAGCCCCGGACCTCCTCCGCGGTTTTGCTCGTGCAGGGGATCACGGGAATCTGTTGCTCCTGCAGCCAGCGCAGGGTCGTGCGGGCCGGCTCCCAGCTGTAGCAGTGGTCCAGCAACGTCCCATCCAGGTCGGTGACGATCCACCAGGAGTTGGAATGAGTCATCGGCTGCTGATCCAATAGACGCCAAAGGGTTCCAGCTCCAGTTGGCGCTCGGCCTTCACCGCTCCAGCTGGATTGAGGTGATCGATCCATTCCGGTGGAGAGGACGCACCCCAGAGCGATGCCAACACGAGCGATTGACGCGTGGCGCTGAAGTTGTGGATAGCCCACAGACGGGCTGCTCCTAGGCCACGCTCGAGAATCACCAAATCGGAGCGTTCACCACTGAGCACCCGCATCGGCGAGTCCGGGTTAAGGGCCGGGAGCTTGGCCCGTTGTTCCATGGCGAACTGCAGCTGGGCGATGTTGCTGCTGGCGGCTTGACCAGGGTCTTGGAGCTGGAGCTCTAGGGCTCTGGCGTTGAACTGTGGTCGGTTCAAGTCCCGGCGATGGCCGCTGGCGTGGAAGCGGCTCGTGTCGTTGGGGGCGGCCAGCAGGGCCGGCAGATAAAAGGCAGGCACCCCCGGCAGCGCCAGCTTGAAGCGCTGGCTGAGCAGGAAACGCTCCTGCTGCCATCGCCCTGGATCTCGACCGGAATCGGCCATAGCGCTCCACCAGCTGATGTTGATTTCGTAGGGGGCCTCGCTCCCATCACTGAGGCGTCGGTGGCTGATCAAGCCGCCCCGTTGCTCACATCCCGCCAGGAGGTGGTGCAGGCGCGGTTGATCCATCAGTCCCTCCAGTGGCCGCAGGCCGACACCGTCATGGCTGGCACTGAAGTTCAGCAGGTTGGTCCTCTTGGGGAGATCCGGCCAACCGGCCAGCCAGCGGTTGAGGAGGTCGCAGCGCTCGCTCTGGCAGGCCTCGAGCAGCAGCGGGGGCAGGGGGAAGTTGTAGGCCAGGTGTGCTTCCCGACCGGATCGCAGGTAGGAGAGGTTCTCCTCCTCCGGGACGTTCGTCTCCGTCACGACAGCCCCCCCCGGGGCTTGGTCCTCCTGCAGCAGGCGCAGCACTTCGACGATGGCGTGGGCTTGGGGCTGGTGAATGCAGCTCGTGAAGGGTTCCTTCCAGACGTATCCAACGGCGTCCAGCCGCAACCAGCCGACGCCGTGGTGGAAGAGGCGTTGCATCAGCCGGGCGAAATGACGCAGCACCTCGGGCTCCCGCCAGTTCAGGTCTACCTGGTCGGGGCCGAAGGTGGTCCAAACCTGCTTGCGGCCGCCCAGGGGGCTGATCAAGGGCGAGCTGCGGGGGCGTACGACCTGCGACCAGCAGGGATCGGGTCTGGCCTGCAGGATGCAGGAGCGTCCGGGTTCCGCGTCTTCCAGGCATTGGTGCACCCAGGGGTGCGAGGCCGAGACGTGGTTCAGCACAAGGTCAGCCATCAAGAGACGTCCGCGGCTCAAGGCCTCGAGGTCGTCCCAATCACCAAAGCGTGGCTCGAGCTCCTCGTGGCTGGAGATGGCAAAGCCCCCGTCGCTGCTGGATCGCCAAAAGGGCAGAACGTGGACGATGGAGGAGAGGCCTCGGAGCGGGCCATCCAGCAGTTCTTGGAGCAGGGGAATGCTGGTGCGATCCGCATCGATGACCGAATCGGCGTAGCAGATCAGCACGCAGGTCGTATTGCACCAGGGCACGTCCGGCTGGGTGTGCATCTGCGCACCGATTCGCCCGGACTGCAGCAAATGAGACGACAAGCTTTCGATCTCGTTTGAAGACTGCCCCGGGTAAAGACCGAGAAGCAACAGTTCCAACTGTTCCTGCCGGTCCAACTCAACCACCAGTGCTCCCCTCACTCATCCAGATATCGAGCAGCTGGCGGCTGAGTGTTGTCGCATTGATTACTGCATGGACTTCCAGCAAGGACTGATCACCACGGTCCATGACTACGGCTTCTCGGGGGCCGCCCCGGAGTCGTTCCATCAGCAGTTGCGTGATCGGCCAACGGCCCTGCTGCTCCCCTGCTTGATGGAGGAGTTCCGCCGTCCGGCATTGCGCCTGATTCGTGAGGTGCTCTCCGGGTTGGACGGACTGCAGTCGCTGGTGATCGCCCTGGCGGCGGATTCCGTGGACGAGGTCTTGGAGGCCGAAGCGTTCTGGGCAGAGATGCCTTTTCCCGTGCACGTGCACTGGACCAATGGCCCGGCGGTGATCGAGCTCCTGCAGTCGGTGAAGTCCCTGGGGCTCGACGTGCTGGCCCCCCCTGGCAAGGGCTGGGCCGTTTGGCAGGGCCTGGGGGTGGCCTGCCGAGAGGCTGAGGTCGTTGGTCTTTTTGATGCCGACATCCGGACGTTCTCGCCGGCCTACCCCCAGCGGATGCTCCAGCCCCTGTTGGATCGCTCGACGGGTGTGGCTTACGTCAAAGCCTTCTACAGCCGGCTGTCTCTCGAAACCCATGCCCTTCAGGGCCGGGCGACCCGTTTGTTTGTGGCGCCCCTGCTGAGCAGCCTGGAGCAGATCGTTGGTCCGCTTCCCTATCTGCGCTATCTCCAGTCGTTCCGCTACCCCCTCGCGGGGGAGTTCGCCTTCACGACGGATCTGGCGATGAACTTGCGCATTCCCTGCGATTGGGGTTTGGAGATCGGCCTGCTGTCGGAGGTCTATCGCCATGTCGCCATCAGCCGCATTGCCCAGGTGGATCTGGGGGTGTTTGACCACAAGCACAAGGCCCTCGGCACCGCCCCCGACCAGGGGCTCAAGCGGATGGCCAGCGAAATCCTGCGGACGGTCCTGCGCGGCTTGATGGAGCACGAAGGCTGCAACTTGCTTAGCGAGCAACTCCCCACCCTGGAAGCGCTTTACCGCCGGGTGGGGCAAGACCGGGTCAGACAGTTCGGACTGGACTCCGCCGTTAATGGACTCCCCCATGACGGCCATGGCGAGGAACTGGCTGTTCAGGACTTTGCGCAGCTGCTGCGTCCGGCAATCAAGGATCTGATGGATACGCCATCGGTTCAGCAGTTGCCCAGCTGGTCTCGGGTGCTCAGCTGTAGCCAGGATCTCCAGCACGCCCTGGCCGCGGCGGGGCAGTCCCGATCAGTAGGACGTAACGCTGACTACGTCACGACCCCATCGGATACGGCTCAATTGGATGAGCCATTTGTCGCTGCATGACGGGTTCGATTGAGAGGTCCGCCGCGGCCACCTCGCCCCAGGTCAAGCTCCACTACTGGACCAATGGCGGGGCTCAAAGCGTGGTGGTCCCCCTCGATGAGGAGGTCCAGCGCCACCGCCTGCTCCTCTCGAATGGAGCGGTCCTGCTTAAGCGGGAATTGCTCGCCGCTTGAGCAAAAAAAAGCCCCGCCAAAGGCAGGGCTGTTCGGGATTCACTTCAAGGGTGTGACCTTGTTTCCACGCCTTGGGGCGAATCCACTCCTCACACGCACCAACCGTCGCCAGCCAACTGGCACAGTGCCAGTTCTTTGTAACCAGTTGTTCAACCGCACAGCTGCTGGGCAGAGGCCTCGGTAGAACGACCCGTGGAAACATTCCATTCCAACCTCACACCACGGCGAGCCCCCTCTTGGCGAGGGGGCTTTTTTGTGGCTGAAGGCGCCCATAAAAAACCCCGCCTTAGGCGGGGTCGGGTGGTGTGAGGAATGGTGCAACCCATGCAGGTAGACCATGACGCCGGCATGAACCAGTGGAGCGCTGATGGCCGCTGTTCCACCTCGGCGGTACTCCTGCTCTAGCCAGGACCGCGGCACTTGGCAGCTAGTTGCTGACCACCAAGGTCTCGGCGGAGCTGCGGCGCACGAGCTCCGCCAGGCTCAGCATGTCGGCGCGATGGATCAGACCAATGCAGCCGCCGGTTCCGCTGTTCCAGTTGCGGCCGGCGCTGGGGTCGAGGTGGATGCCCAAGACCCGCCGCCCGGTCGTGAAGAGGGGTTCAAGGCCAATCCAGACCGGCCCCAGCTCCTTGGGGTACTGCTGGTCCAGGGGCTCCACCGCGCCAATCGCGTAGCTGCCAGGCGGTAAAGGGGACTGGCTGCCCATTTGGTGGCGGTTGGCCCCTTGGAATTCCGCCCGTCCGCTGACGGCATCGAAATGGCGTACGGGTTGGCCGGGGATCTCCACCTTCAGGTCCCAGATCGGATCGCCGGTGCGCGGCAGGCGGCGATTGGTGCGTTCAAAGGTCAAGCGGGGGCTGGTGCCCAAGGCCAGCTCCTGGGCGGCGGCGGGGAGAACCAGGGATGCCAATAGCGCACAACCGCCGATGAACCGACAGCGACCCATGGGACTCATCCGTGAGATCGGGGAGTCCTAGGGGGATTTTTTTGTCTCTCTCCAGAGAAAAACCAGTTCGACGGTCGGCCACGAGGCTGACAGCTGCGGCTGTGGTGGACAGGCTGAAGGCAGGTGGTGAATGGGTTGAGCGCTGATGGACTTGAGCCAGGTTTTAAAGCAGTGCCAACACCTCGCTCAGCCCTATCGGATCCACGACGGTGATGGATTCAAGTTGGAGCAGATCGACCCTGGGGATACTCAGGATCTCCCCGCCGACAAGAAAGCGGCTCGGGAGGCCCTCGAGCAGGGGGTTGAGCTGCTCTCAGAACTCCAGCAGCGGCTCTATGCCGAGAACAAGTGGGCCGTCCTGCTGGTCTTTCAGGCGATGGATGCCGCGGGGAAAGACGGCACGATCAAGCACGTCATGAGTGGCGTGAACCCCCAGGGCTGCCAGGTGTCGTCCTTTAAGGCGCCCTCAGCCTTGGACCTCGATCACGATTACCTCTGGCGGGCGAATCAATGCCTGCCGGAGCGCGGGCGGATTGGCATCTTCAACCGCAGTTATTACGAGGAGACCTTGGTGGTTCGGGTGCACCCCGAACTCTTGGCCAAGCAGTCTCTGCCGCCTGAGCTGGCGGGGCCAAAACTCTGGAAACAGCGCTTCGAGGACATCCGCCATTACGAGCGCTATCTGAGTCGCAACGGGGTCGTTGTTCTGAAGTTCTTCTTGCACCTCTCCAAGCAGGAGCAAAAACGCCGTTTCCTGCAGCGATTGGAGCGGCCTGAGAAGAACTGGAAGTTTTCAGCGGCGGACATCCGCGAGCGGGGGTTTTGGGATGACTACATGCGGGCCTACGAGGAGATGATTCAAGAGACCGCGACGGCCCACGCCCCTTGGTACGTCGTGCCAGCGGATCACAAGTGGTTCACCCGCTTGGTGGTCGCGGCGGCTGTGATTGAGCGCCTCAATGGGCTCGATCTGCGCTACCCCGAGGTCAGCGCCGAGGCCCGGCAGGCCTTGGCCAAGGCCCACGCGCAATTGCTGGCTGAGTAAAGGCGTCATTTGAGGTAGCGATCCGCTGACAGAGCTGCTGCTGACAAGGGAAGTCGGAGACGATGGTCACCATCTCCAGCAGGGGTAGACCCGTGACGCAACGCAACTCCAACGACAAGAGCAGCAACCAGCGTCCCCTCGGCTGGATTCGTGATCTGATTCCCTCCAGCTTCAAGCAAAAGATCAAGGAGGCGGTCCCTGTGATCGCCCCACCGCCGACGGATCAAATCGAGGTGGTTGAGGACTTCACTGAGGCGTCCACCCACGTCGTCTTCCTGCCCCGGGACCCCCAGTGGGCCTATTGCTTCTGGTCGATCAGTGCCGCGGATCGCAAGAGCGCCCAGCGCGCTGGGGCGACCCAGCTCTGCATCCGCCTGG
This DNA window, taken from Synechococcus sp. LTW-R, encodes the following:
- a CDS encoding aspartate carbamoyltransferase: MRFKPMGPDVYGAASPKDLLLAIEEDGDALHDLVDQHVISIQPFRAHTLLQLFRLAAKYESNPERYTSHNTPLKGKILINAFYEPSTRTRLSFDSAWHRLGGDSINITDRSTTGLAKGESYEDVAHMFNNYGDCIVLRDGDSNAVYSMADTLRVPIINAGNGIDEHPTQAMADLYTILKWRPSLVASKVSPGERVRIGVVGIPSRMRTVRSLLRILAKFPQIVEELVLIHDPAKNAAEELFDPGQLEELQQAGLNVRCTGDLQGEIPGLDVIYINAIAWVGDSYEVHGNSFRLTRDLPYKPNAIVLHPLARGPELSTCLDDTPHNWYFSQARGAVFLRMALLTCMVDRTNRVMDVI
- the asnB gene encoding asparagine synthase (glutamine-hydrolyzing) yields the protein MCGIGGVFTTMADQAVDPQLLVNMAAIQEHRGPDGFGYRTVDGCGVGFCHARLSIIDLNETRARQPFLSGEPDSGARVLMAHNGEFYDFQRIRADLTARGVRFSSKSDSEILLRLYHQQGLQATLPQLRGEFAFALYDEAIDTLHLVRDRFGIKPQYWTITPQGLVFGSELKVLFAHPAVERRFTSEGLFHQLMQTMVPGTTAFDGIHQVPPGHGISVRRRNGSLQVETWKYWDMNFPRQGERDGSKGEADHIEAIRAALLEAVELRMVADVPVGCYLSGGIDSCSILGLAAAVSQSPVKAFTIGFDDARYDESPIAKEMADATAAEQDVMRLSGKELYGWMERTLWHTERTIYNTLAVAKFLMSRHVNQVNYKVVMTGEGSDELFGGYPAFRRDMFLHGLQDLPEQERQAWEDLLQQSNALVQGAMLAADQVDDPDLDAVVGFTPSCLQPWLACAPLVPALLADAHREALSDYSPGKAIAMTLDAEQLEGRHALDKAQYVWIKTMLEGQILTWGGDRVDMANSMEARPAFLDHHLAAAAVQVPPELRIKGKTEKYVLREAMAGLLPEVLYKREKFAFMAPPAHTEPEKWEQMKQLANDYLSDEAIEAAGLLSVAGVRALFARHDDPATTDADRVQMDAMINHLLGVQMLHRMFIAADVPAQARAKADALGWHPAREVAAVC
- a CDS encoding Zn-dependent hydrolase, encoding MVLSAPGVGTHTTTPQRRPTPNSVRLLASLEAMAEVGLQPDGSICRRGFTAEDRQGRERLSEWMIDAGLSLCIDAAGNLIGRLEGSDPSLPALVTGSHLDTVPTGGRYDGTLGVLAGLEVVRALQDAALQLRHPFELIVFADEESTMVGCKGMAGTASADPSDYTTSNGEPIQRNLARLGGDWDRLASAARRDDAIAAFIELHVEQGAVLEGRGDSIGVVQGVVGQRRFTIRVGGQANHAGTTPMDQRQDALVAAAQVVLAVQALALAHPGDPVATVGKFEVWPNAANVVPGEVQCSVDLRDLDPEVLSALTDELQRRLAAIAESSGCRVTMEPQFSVDPTPAAPALMDAIEVAATELGLSHSALPSRASHDAQELGRRWPMGMVFVPSHRGLSHSSAEYTSLEQCVAGTAVLLEAFLRLDAQLQG
- a CDS encoding DUF1028 domain-containing protein, producing the protein MTFSILARDPSNGRFGVAVATCHLAVGSTVPHIRSGVGAVATQAHTNPYLGICGLERMEQNRDAESVLASLLRDDPQIEHRQLHLIDGCGRTAGWTGEACGPYAGHRCHPDLAVAGNFLAGEAVLLAMEEAFLLSDPSWKLGRRLLTALQAGEEAGGDRRSPHATSAALQVSGEAAFPLLDLRVDFEDCAVDALNALYGRSQQRWVQQWRDSFAELPNPASRAMNRTVTPLVGDDPSVA
- a CDS encoding HAD-IIB family hydrolase; the encoded protein is MTHSNSWWIVTDLDGTLLDHCYSWEPARTTLRWLQEQQIPVIPCTSKTAEEVRGFRDAAGLRDPFIVENGGAIHGEDARGEEWEEALGIHHRHLRPQLDALEALLGERLMPLEELSESEGQRLLGLGGEALAQAQRRCWSVPFVPPSAEGRKRLPALAASLGLGVVQGNRMGHLLGPDVSKGGALSRLKQRLGGPLPRVLGLGDSPNDIPLLEAADVAVVVPGPSGPHPAFRRALEQKRYLLAPAAHGEGWARVIRDLIG
- a CDS encoding alpha-amylase family glycosyl hydrolase, producing MHTQPDVPWCNTTCVLICYADSVIDADRTSIPLLQELLDGPLRGLSSIVHVLPFWRSSSDGGFAISSHEELEPRFGDWDDLEALSRGRLLMADLVLNHVSASHPWVHQCLEDAEPGRSCILQARPDPCWSQVVRPRSSPLISPLGGRKQVWTTFGPDQVDLNWREPEVLRHFARLMQRLFHHGVGWLRLDAVGYVWKEPFTSCIHQPQAHAIVEVLRLLQEDQAPGGAVVTETNVPEEENLSYLRSGREAHLAYNFPLPPLLLEACQSERCDLLNRWLAGWPDLPKRTNLLNFSASHDGVGLRPLEGLMDQPRLHHLLAGCEQRGGLISHRRLSDGSEAPYEINISWWSAMADSGRDPGRWQQERFLLSQRFKLALPGVPAFYLPALLAAPNDTSRFHASGHRRDLNRPQFNARALELQLQDPGQAASSNIAQLQFAMEQRAKLPALNPDSPMRVLSGERSDLVILERGLGAARLWAIHNFSATRQSLVLASLWGASSPPEWIDHLNPAGAVKAERQLELEPFGVYWISSR
- a CDS encoding glycosyl transferase, with amino-acid sequence MDFQQGLITTVHDYGFSGAAPESFHQQLRDRPTALLLPCLMEEFRRPALRLIREVLSGLDGLQSLVIALAADSVDEVLEAEAFWAEMPFPVHVHWTNGPAVIELLQSVKSLGLDVLAPPGKGWAVWQGLGVACREAEVVGLFDADIRTFSPAYPQRMLQPLLDRSTGVAYVKAFYSRLSLETHALQGRATRLFVAPLLSSLEQIVGPLPYLRYLQSFRYPLAGEFAFTTDLAMNLRIPCDWGLEIGLLSEVYRHVAISRIAQVDLGVFDHKHKALGTAPDQGLKRMASEILRTVLRGLMEHEGCNLLSEQLPTLEALYRRVGQDRVRQFGLDSAVNGLPHDGHGEELAVQDFAQLLRPAIKDLMDTPSVQQLPSWSRVLSCSQDLQHALAAAGQSRSVGRNADYVTTPSDTAQLDEPFVAA
- a CDS encoding L,D-transpeptidase is translated as MGRCRFIGGCALLASLVLPAAAQELALGTSPRLTFERTNRRLPRTGDPIWDLKVEIPGQPVRHFDAVSGRAEFQGANRHQMGSQSPLPPGSYAIGAVEPLDQQYPKELGPVWIGLEPLFTTGRRVLGIHLDPSAGRNWNSGTGGCIGLIHRADMLSLAELVRRSSAETLVVSN
- a CDS encoding polyphosphate kinase 2 family protein; its protein translation is MDLSQVLKQCQHLAQPYRIHDGDGFKLEQIDPGDTQDLPADKKAAREALEQGVELLSELQQRLYAENKWAVLLVFQAMDAAGKDGTIKHVMSGVNPQGCQVSSFKAPSALDLDHDYLWRANQCLPERGRIGIFNRSYYEETLVVRVHPELLAKQSLPPELAGPKLWKQRFEDIRHYERYLSRNGVVVLKFFLHLSKQEQKRRFLQRLERPEKNWKFSAADIRERGFWDDYMRAYEEMIQETATAHAPWYVVPADHKWFTRLVVAAAVIERLNGLDLRYPEVSAEARQALAKAHAQLLAE